The Malus sylvestris chromosome 12, drMalSylv7.2, whole genome shotgun sequence genome contains a region encoding:
- the LOC126593872 gene encoding GDSL esterase/lipase At5g03610-like, with product MKSPPTLFLLPTLFLFYLLSGQKGVLVSAAHHHHHHHHHHHTHRHLFNWRPTKLFVFGDSYADTGNNRKSVATSWKQPYGITFPGKPSGRFSDGRVLTDFLARFIGVKSPIPYRFRKVGVNHLKYGVNFAYGGTGVFKTLVLDPNMTTQIDFFQKLIENGSIFTPKDLHSSVALVTGPGNDYGTYIATNGSVQGWQPFITSVVNQLTVNLKRIYALGVSKVVVTALQPLGCLPSRTASFSFQQCNVTENALVVFHNLLLQQAVAKLNKETKNSFIIVDLYASFMSVFKNKGDLGSIKFDNPLRPCCIGISSGRFCGSVDESGAKKYTICKNPESAFFWDTAHPTQQGWRAVYSALQATLEQLY from the exons ATGAAATCACCTCCAACCCTCTTCCTCCTCcccactctctttctcttttacCTCCTCTCAG GACAAAAAGGGGTGCTAGTTTCAGCtgctcaccaccaccaccaccaccaccaccaccaccacacacATCGCCACCTATTTAATTGGCGGCCGACAAAGCTATTTGTTTTTGGAGACTCGTATGCTGACACAGGAAACAACAGAAAATCAGTGGCTACTTCTTGGAAACAACCCTATGGAATCACATTCCCGGGAAAACCCAGTGGCCGTTTCTCCGATGGCCGCGTCCTCACCGATTTCCTTG CTAGGTTTATAGGAGTGAAGTCTCCAATACCATacagatttagaaaagtcgggGTCAATCATTTGAAGTACGGAGTTAATTTCGCATATGGAGGCACAGGTGTTTTTAAAACCTTGGTTTTGGATCCCAACATGACAACCCAGATTGACTTCTTTCAGAAGCTCATAGAAAACGGCTCCATCTTCACTCCCAAAGATCTTCACTCCTCCGTCGCCCTCGTCACCGGTCCCGGCAACGACTACGGGACTTATATCGCGACAAATGGCTCTGTTCAG GGTTGGCAACCCTTCATCACATCAGTCGTGAATCAACTAACTGTGAACTTGAAACGTATTTATGCCTTGGGAGTGAGCAAAGTAGTTGTGACAGCTCTTCAACCTTTGGGATGTCTCCCTTCGAGGACGGCATCATTTTCATTCCAACAATGCAATGTAACTGAGAACGCGCTAGTCGTTTTCCACAACCTTCTGTTGCAGCAAGCTGTGGCCAAGTTGAACAAAGAAACCAAGAATTCTTTTATCATTGTTGATCTTTATGCCTCGTTCATGTCGGTGTTCAAGAACAAAGGAGATCTAG GAAGCATAAAGTTTGATAACCCATTGAGGCCATGCTGCATTGGTATAAGCAGTGGGCGTTTTTGTGGGAGTGTGGATGAAAGTGGTGCAAAGAAGTATACCATTTGTAAAAACCCGGAATCCGCATTCTTTTGGGACACTGCTCACCCTACCCAACAGGGTTGGCGTGCTGTGTATTCAGCTTTGCAAGCCACACTTGAACAACTCTATTAA
- the LOC126593873 gene encoding uridine nucleosidase 1-like: MTNSHDVVVDVEGDGVLANHLKREKLIIDTDPGIDDTMAILMAFQSPELEIMGFTTIFGNVTTEDATRNALLLCEIAGHPGLPVAEGSPEPLKGGRPCVADFVHGSDGLGNLHLPPPKTKKIEKNAAEFLVDMVSEYPGEVSILALGPLTNLALAVKRDSSFAKKVKRVVVLGGSFFALGNVNPAAEANIYGDPEAADVVFTSGANITVVGINITTQVKFTDDDLLQLRQSKGKHTQLICDTCKFYRDWHVQSDGVYGIFLHDPVSFVALVRPDLFTYKKGVVRVETQGICTGHTLMDQGLKKWNTSNPWTGYSPVEVAWTVNVDAVLDYIRNQLMKS; this comes from the exons ATGACGAATTCTCACGACGTGGTGGTTGATGTCGAAGGCGACGGCGTTTTGGCTAATCATCTGAAGCGCGAGAAGCTCATCATTGATACCGACCCTGGAATCG ATGATACCATGGCCATCTTAATGGCATTTCAATCACCGGAGTTGGAAATCATGGGCTTCACAACAATATTTGGTAATGTCACCACAGAAGATGCCACTCGCAATGCCTTGCTTCTG TGTGAGATCGCAGGGCATCCAGGTTTACCTGTGGCGGAGGGAAGTCCTGAGCCTCTAAAG GGTGGAAGGCCATGTGTTGCCGACTTTGTACATGGTTCTGATGGGTTGGGGAACTTGCATCTACCTCctccaaaaacaaagaaaattgaGAAGAATGCTgctgaatttttagttgatatgGTCTCTGAATACCCTGGTGAAGTTTCTATACTGGCCCTAGGTCCCTTGACAAACTTAGCATTG GCAGTCAAAAGGGATTCTTCATTCGCGAAAAAGGTGAAAAGGGTGGTCGTACTTGGTGGTTCCTTCTTCGCTCTTGGAAATGTAAATCCTGCCGCAGAAGCAAAT ATTTATGGAGATCCAGAAGCAGCAGATGTTGTGTTTACGTCTGGGGCTAACATTACCGTTGTTGGAATAAACATTACGACCCAAGTGAAATTTACAG ATGATGACCTCCTTCAACTGCGGCAATCCAAAGGAAAGCATACTCAGCTCATATGCGACACATGCAAATTCTACAGAGACTGGCATGTGCAATCTGATGGTGTTTATG GGATTTTCCTTCATGACCCTGTCAGTTTCGTAGCACTAGTCCGTCCTGATCTCTTTACGTACAAGAAGGGCGTTGTGAGGGTTGAGACTCAGGGTATCTGCACCGGGCATACACTGATGGATCAAGGACTAAAAAA ATGGAATACAAGCAATCCATGGACAGGCTATTCCCCTGTTGAAGTTGCTTGGACAGTGAATGTGGATGCAGTTCTTGATTATATAAGAAATCAGTTGATGAAATCGTGA
- the LOC126593771 gene encoding transcription initiation factor TFIID subunit 12-like, whose translation MDQQNSTTTPTPSTSQPPTESPPTAQSQPPPQPQPPPPSSLPTTPTSTPTPPPPNPNPNPKTSTPLPQQPLHQPQPPPQSLPLPSQPRTPSTLARPPPWQQSHFHHFPSPSSSASSGPPPPPPPSASQPPPPRGGIAIGVPAHHTGPSPPQPTPYSSSYGHHFGGMGRGGVSVPESVSNSSPSQVRPSMQGMGMMGSLGSSSQMRPTGIPAHHPQRPVQSSVRPPSTASNQSPSSQNFQGHSLLRVSSVGSGSSPNTSPGLQPHTQPWLSSGSQGKPPMPSPSYRQQMNSPSMQQRSHLPQQQPHPTAPQQQHHSMPSASQQQHHPLPSASPQQHHPMPSASQQQHTSSAQHQQPSSSHQGPEHFGQQVQPSRVPQTMPRQQQITRVQGPVNPKSSTLVAAQPNTVQSGAQNKTPSPETDESCNRILGKRSIRELVNQIDPSEKLDPEVEEILMDIADEFVDSITTFSCSLAKHRKSTQLEAKDILLHIEKNWNITLPGFGGDEIKGFRKPLTNDMHKERLAVIKKSIVATETANARNPTGQATGNAKGGLVKTPANIISSQNSNMREVT comes from the exons ATGGACCAACAGAACTCCACCACCACCCCAACTCCCTCCACCTCCCAACCACCCACCGAATCACCCCCAACCGCCCAATCCCAGCCTCCACCTCAGCCTCAGCCACCGCCGCCCTCCTCCTTACCAACTACTCCAACCTCCACCCCAACCCCCCCTcccccaaaccctaaccctaaccctaaaaccTCCACCCCATTACCCCAACAACCACTACATCAACCGCAACCACCACCCCAGTCCCTTCCACTCCCTTCGCAGCCCAGGACTCCCTCCACATTGGCTCGTCCTCCCCCCTGGCAGCAGTCCCACTTCCACCACTTCCCTTCGCCTTCTTCTTCCGCTTCGTCTgggcctcctcctcctccgccgccTTCAGCCTCCCAGCCTCCCCCGCCGAGGGGCGGCATTGCCATTGGTGTTCCCGCGCATCACACCGGCCCTTCTCCTCCCCAACCCACTCCGTATTCGTCTTCCTATGGGCATCATTTTGGTGGGATGGGCCGCGGCGGTGTCTCTGTGCCTGAATCTGTATCCAATTCCAGTCCTTCCCAG GTGAGACCGTCAATGCAGGGAATGGGGATGATGGGTTCACTCGGTTCTAGTTCTCAAATGCGGCCAACTGGGATTCCGGCACATCATCCACAGAGGCCAGTTCAATCCTCTGTGAGGCCGCCATCTACTGCAAGTAATCAGTCCCCGTCTTCTCAA AATTTCCAAGGGCACAGCCTTTTACGAGTTTCATCAGTGGGATCTGGTTCATCACCAAATACATCTCCAGGTTTGCAGCCTCATACTCAGCCATGGTTGTCATCTGGGTCACAAGGGAAGCCGCCTATGCCATCCCCTTCATATAGGCAGCAGATGAACTCGCCATCCATGCAGCAAAGGTCGCATCTTCCGCAGCAACAGCCCCATCCTACAGCTCCCCAGCAGCAGCACCATTCCATGCCTTCAGCTTCACAGCAGCAGCACCATCCCCTGCCTTCTGCTTCACCGCAACAGCACCATCCCATGCCTTCAGCTTCACAGCAACAGCATACATCATCCGCGCAACACCAACAACCTTCCTCATCACATCAGGGTCCCGAGCATTTTGGCCAACAAGTTCAGCCATCAAGGGTCCCACAAACCATGCCTCGTCAGCAACAAATCACAAGGGTTCAGGGCCCTGTAAATCCCAAGTCTTCCACTCTTGTAGCTGCACAGCCTAACACGGTCCAATCAGGGGCCCAAAATAAAACACCTAGTCCAGAAACAGATGAATCTTGTAATAGAATTCTTGGCAAAAGAAGCATCCGTGAGCTAGTCAACCAG ATTGATCCATCTGAGAAGTTGGATCCAGAAGTTGAAGAAATTCTCATGGACATTGCAGATGAATTTGTTGATTCT ATTACAACATTTAGTTGCTCACTAGCCAAGCATAGAAAATCAACTCAATTAGAAGCAAAAGACATACTTCTACATATTG aaaaaaattggaatataactCTTCCTGGGTTCGGTGGTGATGAGATTAAAGGCTTCAGAAAACCA CTTACAAATGATATGCACAAGGAGCGCCTTGCTGTG ATAAAGAAGTCCATAGTAGCAACTGAGACAGCAAATGCTAGGAATCCCACCGGACAAGCCACTGGAAATGCAAAGGGTGGTCTTGTTAAGACACCTGCCAACATCATAAGCTCCCAAAACTCTAATATGCGTGAAGTTACATAA